DNA from Alnus glutinosa chromosome 2, dhAlnGlut1.1, whole genome shotgun sequence:
ATTGAGGATTGCATGGGTTTGGCTTTCAATGTGAGGAGCGCGCGGTAGGTGCAACTTGTATTTCCAATTGGTGGTGAAGGTACAATATCATcaactttaacacgcccccacAAACTAAACGAGTTTTAACAAGATTATTTTGTCAGTTTCTTTATAATGTTTCGTAAGAAATcgtaataattcaaaaaaaaattccttattattctatttttttagaTTCATCATGACCACAAAATGCTAGTTCATATTGCTGTAAAAAGCAAATACTATCAACTGATGCATTCAAACGagttctattttctattttctaatgatctaaatattgtttataaaaaaaatgttaggattaTTTGTTCCTAATTTAACAAAGTAACCTAGGTTTTTGTCAAGCTTGATTATTTAAACGAGTCGTTATGTCATTTATTTGTCAACATAACGCAATTTTGTATCGTGACTGTCATCTTCCTTCTTCGAATCTTCATTAACCTCAATTTGAAATAGtgaaataattttgttaataCGAAATACTGAATCCTGATCCTCCTAGTTTTAAGAAAGCTTTGCCAATGTAATGTAGATTCTCTTGATGAATGGTTGAAGGTAGGCAACCAAGGTATCCAAGGGATTTCTACCGGGGGTAAGGGAATTTTAAATCCCCCCTCTCGACTACCTTTCCCTATGCCCATGCCCGGATTTCTCCCCTATATTTGGGAAATTGTTCGTATGCATGGGGTTTTGAGATCTATTACCTCGGATCGTGATAAAAAGTTCATGTGCCGCTTTTGGAAGACTCTGTGGGAAAAGATGGGGACCAAGCTTAGTTTCAATGGTCCATAACACCCCCAAACTAATCGTCAAACCGAGGTGTTGAATCAAAACTTGAAAAATCTCATAAGGAGCTTAGCAGGAAATATGCCAAAGCAGAGAGATCCAACTCTAGCACAAGCAGAGTTTTCCTATAATTGGTCTCATAATAGATCTACTAAGTTGAGCCCTTTTGAGCTATGTACGAGCGAAACCCGTCGAGGGTACTTGATCTTGGGCCCATTCCCCATATTGTTCAATTGAGCATCAAAGCTGATGAGATGACAAAATATCTCTCAAGATCGAGTTCATGATCAGGTAAAGCAAACAATAGAAGAGAGCAACACCAAATATAAAACGCAATCTAACAACCACAGACACATGGTGACTTTTGAAATTGGTGATCTAATTTAGGTTGTTCTCACCTATGATCGCCTCCCTGTTGAAGAGTATTATATTTTGAGAGAAATGAAGATTGGACTTTGTGAGATCCTATAGAATATCAACGACAATGCGTATAGGATGTGTCTTCCAAATCACTTAAAGACCTCCAATGTGTTCAGCATGAAGCACTTGACTCCTTGCTTTACCGGTGATGACAGTGACGAAATGAACTTGAGGGTGAGTTTTTCTCAACCAGGGAAGACTAATGCAAGAGTTATAGCTAATGCTCAGTTGTGTAGTGTTGAGTTGATGGTGCTTGCATACCTTTCAGGCATAACATATGAAGttatttatcacttttaggGCTGCAAGCGAGTAGAGCTACTCGTGAGCATACTCGGACTCGACTCGACAAAGCTCGACTCAACTCGGGGTATGATCGTGAACAAAGCTTTTAGAAACTCGATAGGCTcgttcataatatatatatatatatataaatattaaaatataacaattttttttaaaacctaatTACTGGTTAGGTTTGATTCCGTTTGAATTTTGGGAATTGCCAATTAGGCAAGCAgcctcttcctttttcttttttgcttttttttttttttttatcaattttgttTCCTTTGTTTAGGCCGTTGGATCTTCATCATTAACGGCCAAAAAGAGATGGAGGGAGAGATATGttgttttaggtttagggtttcttttctctcatttctGTCATTTCTGCCGCTCACACTCTTCGTTTCTTCTTGACTCTTCGTTTCTTACCTCGACAGACTCAAGGAGAGTAAATGCTCTCAACCACCCACCTGCTGCACTGAATGAGATttgatctcatctctctcacaAACGTCTCTAACCCTCACCACCACCAGCTTTTCCTCCAAAATCTCTCAACCCCTCTCTCAGCCTCTCTCATCCTCTCTTTGTACTAGTAGATCTCGAGGCTTCACATCTACGATTTTCAATCAAATCTTGAGCATGAGGACGACAACCCACACCACGATTTGCACGCTTCAGCTTCATCGGCTTATGggttgtataatttttttttttttttggttatttactctttgttctttgtttagTCAGTTCGGTTCCTCTCTTGTAGAAAGAACTCTAAGATTTGAGtgcttttttcaaaaatctcAAAGACCTTCCGATTTTTTTGGTgaatctctttttctctttcatcCTCTTAGCCTATCTTCTGATTTTGTTCATCTTCTCTCACTCTTTCTCCCCATATCTCTTGCCCTAAGTCTTGGGTCTAAGATAAccgagaaaggaaaaaaaaaaaaaatcattttttctcatttatccatttttcagaaaacagagagctttttccttgtttgattaattgatttgtttcagttgtttgatgttagatgataaattgattttagggttttatgacaatttaggtttgatttattattcattcggttttatttaatgctctgtataatatactataatttttttcagcTCTCTATTTCTGTTTGGGTTCTaagaaattctagaaaaatgaTACATTCTGATGTTTCATGTTTAtcatttaggttttaatttgtaGTATGAAGATGATGCTATATCaatttttaggtttgatttattattcattttgttttatttaatgctcTGTATAATATACTATGATTTTTTTCAGCTCTTTGTCTCTGTTTTGGTTCTGAGAAATTTGGCAAAAATGATACATTTTGATGTTTCATGATTAtcatttaggttttaatttgtagtatgaatatgatgctatttaaatttttaggtttgatttattattcattctgttttatttaatgctcTGTATATCTTTGTGTAACTGTAGTCTGTGTTTATTATTGTAATGTAGTCAGCTACCACTCTCTGTCCATGGATGAGTTGATAGTCAATGTAGACGAAGGTTCACTTGATGTGAACCTAAGTCTTGAATCACCTGATGGAGATGCTGTCCAGCCTATCCCCAGTGGGGAAAATGCTTATGCGGCTGAGGAGGTTCCGAAGGGTGATGATTCTCAAAAGCATGCTTATGAAAGGAAGTCGAGGAAGAAGTCCTCTCCAATTTGGAAGGACTTTAAGGAAGTACTGCATTCTGGTGTGAAGAAAGCTCAGTGCATTCATTGTAAATCCGCCATTGGCATTCCTGCTATGGGTGCCACAACTCAGTTTCACAGACACTTGAATAGCTGTATTCCACACATAGCTGCTAGCAAAACGCAAAAGGTGATTACATTTGACTCTGATTGTGGCAGTGTGGGCTCTGGATCATGTTTTACTTATGATCATGAGAAGGTACGAGAGCTTGCGTCTCATATGATACTTTACCATGAGTATCCTTTTATGGTAGTGGAACATGTTTTGTTTAACAAGTTTATGAGGGCTAACACTCTTTATTGGCAAAAGATATCTCGTACAACTGCTAAAAGTGATTGTATGTCTACCtatgaaatagagaaaaagaagctgaaaattttgttgaaaaatgttaACAAAGTAAACATAACTACTGACATGTGGACCTCAGGTCAGAGAGTATCTTATATGGTAGTTACATGTCATTTTGTTGATTCTTGGTGGCATTTACAAAAACgtgttttgaacttttttaatgtcCCATCCCCTTATAGTGGTATTGTAATTGCTGATGCGCTTCAAAAGAGTTTCATTGAGTGGGGAATTGAGAATAAGGTGTTTACAATAACAATAGACAATGCAAGAAACAATgatgttgttagtatttttgcctcattctatgtttggacaaaatcacttatatgtaaggatgctgtaaacagggattccactgttcagagtgaagtcagaagaatttcaaagttccctgtcagccgtccgaacgatgtgtcatcccgtccggacgcccatctgtctactgctccattcgtccggacgatgtgtcatcccgtccgaatgccagacagtccagcatcatccgtccagacgacgtgcttcttccatccggacacttcactgtatcgagaagtttctgtgccagcttgctccgtccagacgtttcagcagcacgtccggatgcctatcagttctcgaacggttcactgattctttccaagttccaagaaagggaagatcaatcaaccgtccggacgatgtggtataccgtccggacgcgtatctccgtaaggcaagaatcgtagtTCAAAataaaccgtccggacatctgaaagctgtggtccggacgctggtgcatcgtatatggtaactgacaattcgacttcaaccatccggacgtctccccttatggtccggacgcacacgcatcagatatggaaattgcgtgttgaaatttagccgtccggacgctcctgccccttggtccagacgcgagaagcctgttatggaaattacttgcagcggacgtgcgtccgtccggacgatcgaccttatacaggaaagatttctccgggGAATTTTccgaaaatcctgtcgcacagttgtccgtccggacggtcatggtccaccgtccggacggctcacaggcttattttgcctgacgcccattctgacccccagactataaataggggtccttgggcacttagagctgtaagaattcggtgtgaattccattagagcttagagacgtgttatttcctctagagccgtttttcaagtgtgctgcgctataaatcgaagtctatcttagaggtcggctctaaggtaaggagttccattgaagaccccttcaggtaggtgaacctggttgggaagcgttagtgttgggttacacgtcagagatcaaggtacgaccactgcatcggtacatgtgagtgttactatcttgtatctagctttgtcttctgaatagtggaattcctgggtttggctaccccgaagtagtttttctcttgaccgagtttccacttcgtcaacaaaaatccttgtgtcatttactttccgctgtgccttaatttttgttgacacttatgcacacactttacttttagaagtcatttcaatttttcagatgTGACCATTCGAATTTTAAAAGATGATTTTGCTTTGAAAAATACATTATCTATTAAGGGACAACTCTTTCATGTACTTTGCTGTGCTCATATCGCTAATCTGTTGGTGCAAGATGGTATTAGTCAAATTGGACATATTGTGGATTGTGTTAAGGATGGTATAAATTATATAGTTGCATGGTATAAAGTATTAGTCAAATTGGACATATTGTGGATTGTGTTAAGGATGGTATAAAGTATATAGTTGCATTGGAGGGTAGGTTGAAGCAATTTGCTAAAATTGCAAAGCAGTTAAAATTGTCCTATAAGAAACTGATTTTAGATGTTCCTACTAGGTGGAATAGCACTTATATGATGTTGTCTGCTGCATTAGAGTTTAGGGAGGTGTTCCCAAGGTATGAAGATAGGGATCAAAGTTTTCGTTGGGTGCCAAGTGTTGATGATTGGGTTAAAGttgaaaatgtttgtcatgttTTAGAGGTTTTTAATGAGGTGACAAAGATAGTATCAAGGAGTAATTATCCAACTTCTAATTTATTTCTTCCTGAGGTTTGGAGAATAAGagataggggtgtacaagcggtgcAGTTAATAACCGtgaataaccggtaaccggccATAACTGGCAATAACCGTTAACCAGAAAAACCGAAAAACcagaaaaccaaaaataacCGTAACCGGATAACCAGGTAACCGGGTACCCGgttgcggttaccggttattgcTCTTTGAaaaaccggttaataaccgggtaacatataattatacttttatatatatatatatatatagattatttattatatagatTATActattattagtattttttgaatttttaatgttttgttattttattttattgtaattcACTGATTTGTGACTTGTACAAGGGGAGGAACAACATTGCTGCAGTATGTCTATTGTCTAAGTGTCTAGttagatttgtaattatttttttttttcttgtgattTGTGACTTGTGTTGTGAGGAATTGAGGATGGCATATTGGGCTATTGGCATTTGGCACTGTAGGTGCAGGATacttggatttgtaattttatttttttattcatctatCGTTGCATTCATGTTATGTTGTTAatttgttatggaaattgccaaattgaaaatttgagttGCTTGGAAAGTAgccaaatattgattttttattaaaaaaaattaaaatttgcaataacaaaagaaaaccgGTTATTCGGTTAATAACCGGTTTAAAATAACCGAATAACCGGCGGTTGGTAAAAACCGCAACCGGTAACGTTATGTAAGAACAATGGTAGAAAAAatgtatttgaaatttgaaaagtgTTGGGGGGAATGCAATCTGCTCATGGATGTTGGTGCTGTTTTGGATCCAAGGTTTAAGTTGAAACGTATACAATTTTGTTTCCCTAAAATTTATGAAGAGCCTGAAGCCACTAGAAATGTTGAAAAGGTATGTAGTGTTTTGAATGAGTTGTATGGTGAGTATGTTGATGCCCACAACTCAACTGCTGCCCCAAACCGTGGGCATCGAAGTAATTCTAATTCTGCTTCATCTTCGAGTGATGGTTCATTTGGTGGTGTTCAAAGGAGCACTAAAAGTGGAATGGCTATGTTTAACTCTTTTGTAAGAAGTGTTGATACCTTTCAACTTGTGAAGTCGGATTTGGAAATATATTTGGAAGAAGATGTTTATATCTGTGATGAGGGTGCTGATTTGAAGTTTGATGCTTTGGAGTGGTGGAGATCTAATCAACTTAAGTACCGCATTTTATCTAAGATGGCACGGGACATCCTTGCAATTCCTATCACTACAGTGAGTTCGGAATCAACATTTAGTGCTGGTGGAAGGGTCATTGATCCCTATCGTGCATCTTTATCTactaaaactgttgagattctGCTGTGTGGAGCCGATTGGGTTCGAGCACTACATGGACTTAGTAAATCTTCTAAtgtgagtattataatttgtagGTGTGTTGTTAAATGAATTGTAGCTTTTCCCTTAAATAAATAGTAACcaatgttctttgtttttttttttgtagttggatGAACCTTCTTTGGTAGAAATTGAGTTGCCTTAGTGCTGGattgtggagtattttttttgttatagttaATGAGATCAAATTctaatatattttgtttatttattttgctattcTATACTTtgccttgaaaaaaataacttatctacttttttgtttggttaTTTTAAGCAGATACTTGGTATGGAAGTAGACTGGAACTATTCTAGAAATGTTGTATTTGGGAAAaaattttgttagtattttgtaggCCCATAGTAAGTTGATTCTGTTTTGTTTAATGGTCATTTTAGACTCATTTATACACTGGTTATACATTGATTATGTTCTGTTTACATGCTTACTTTTTCTGATTATGATTATTAATTTCTtactaattttttcattttctcttgtaAATGTGTAATAAACAGGTGAAGAAGTTAATCCCTGCCTCCTGGGGGATTTGCTGCACTGCAATAGTGCCATGTATTTAAACTTGTTTATTTTGTAAGCTTGACAATTGgacttaaattttttgaatgcttGTGTTGTGTAATGTAGACTGTGTAGTTTACtagtttatgttattttgtgtATGTTAAGATGTTCTATTGTTAGCTTGAAGCTTTGTAAGCTGGCAGCCTTGGCAGGTTAACTATTGACTAGTTTTTGTTGGAATTCTTGAGATGGGGACTATCCATCCACAAGGATATGCAATTGGACTTGTTTTATGAATGCTAGACTTGCTAGTGTATTGTTAGAACATAAATAACTTAGATTTGCAGTTCATGTTGTTTTCTATGTTTGTATATTTGGATGTTTgggaaatttgaaattcttgagaatCTTGTTAGCTTGAAGTTTGGATAGATCATTGATGGAATACTTGGATgtgttgaaaaattgaaatacttggaattcttgagaattcttgtatattgttttttttttttttttttaaatgctggAACTCTTGAGAATGTGTAATCTGGAATTTGTTGTTGAATGTTGGCTTTATGAAGTGAGTTGTaacttgtaagttttaatttgttgtttgtaatttttaatttgtattttgtaagttGTAATATGTAAATTAATGTAATTGGTTATTTGGAAGTTGTTgaaatttgtaatttgtaagttttaagttGTAAGTTGTAAATTGTGTTTAAATATTAAGTTGTAAGTTTGAAAGCTTGTTAACATTATGAATGACAAGAATCAATGCTTTAACTTTCAATGTTTCGgtttaaatttacatcttttaAATTGCTTTGAAATTGAATGTTAAATCTTGTTATAATGGCTTGAAAGTGCCCAAAAAaaaccgagctcgagctcgagctcggctcgagtTCGTTCATTTCAGAAATATGTAACGAGTTCGAGCCgagttcaaacttcaaaaaccCTTAATGAGCCGAGCCTCGaacagaattttcagaatttttcaAGCTCACGAGCCGAGTTCGAACAGGCTAAAAAAAATTCGAGCAGGTCCAAAAAAGCTCgaactcggctcggctcggttCATTTGCAGCCCTAATCACTTTTAAAGtcacaaaattatatattttgaccTCCACCTATAATGAgcaatttaataattttcttttttctttttttctttttgctttatattagaCAAATACTTGACATCCCTAcacttttttctagaatttggtttcaacatg
Protein-coding regions in this window:
- the LOC133859323 gene encoding zinc finger BED domain-containing protein RICESLEEPER 1-like — its product is MCLPNHLKTSNVFSMKHLTPCFTGDDSDEMNLRVSFSQPGKTNARVIANAQLCSVELMVLAYLSVSYHSLSMDELIVNVDEGSLDVNLSLESPDGDAVQPIPSGENAYAAEEVPKGDDSQKHAYERKSRKKSSPIWKDFKEVLHSGVKKAQCIHCKSAIGIPAMGATTQFHRHLNSCIPHIAASKTQKVITFDSDCGSVGSGSCFTYDHEKVRELASHMILYHEYPFMVVEHVLFNKFMRANTLYWQKISRTTAKSDCMSTYEIEKKKLKILLKNVNKVNITTDMWTSGQRVSYMVVTCHFVDSWWHLQKRVLNFFNVPSPYSGIVIADALQKSFIEWGIENKDGIKYIVALEGRLKQFAKIAKQLKLSYKKLILDVPTRWNSTYMMLSAALEFREVFPRYEDRDQSFRWVPSVDDWVKVENVCHVLEVFNEVTKIVSRSNYPTSNLFLPEVWRIRDRGVQAVQLITVNNR